The DNA window GTTATTGGTAGATTTGTTTTCCTTCTGAGAGTCTCCGCAGCTGATATTCCCGCTGGTCCAGCGCCTACTATAGCGATCATATCCCCAGCTTTCTCCTTTTATCCTCGATGTGTTTAATTATAATTTCAGCAGCTTTTTCAGGGTCTGGCTCAACAACGAATTTCCCTCCCGTAAGCTCTTCTACTTTGCTTGTAAGAACGTCGAGAACAAGCTTGCTTCCGTAAATCGGTGGAGGGACGCCTAAAACGACTAATAAACCAGAAGCAACGAAGTAAGCTCCTATCGCAATTGCTTTCTCCGAGTACCATTCCATAGCAGCGCCTGCAGCTGGTAGATCGCTAATATCCACCCCCAATTCGTTTGCAAGTGCTGAAAGAGCTACGAGTATTCTTGAATTGTCCACGCACGATCCGAAGTGCAACACGGGAGGTATGCCGAGAGACTCGCAAACTTTTCTCAATTCTTCTCCTGCCAATTCGGCAGCTTCCGGAACCTTCAATCCAGCTTTAGCATCGGCAACCGCTGCGCATCCAGTGTCAACAACGAGTACGTCATTCTCTATCAGTCTTTTTGCGAGAGTTATGTGAGAATAATCCTGCTTAACCTTCGGATTGTTACATCCAACCGAGCCTACTACTCCTCTAATACTTCCATTTTTTATTGCATCAATCAAAGGCTGCAGCGTTCCTCCTAAAACTTTTAGAATCGCTTCAACTGAGAAACCTGTCATCAACTTGTTCGGCTTAACATTGGGAATCTTTACGAGTTCCGCTTTTCTTTCTCTGAACCTTTCTATAGCAAGCTTAACTACTTCTTTTGCTTTTTCATGGGCGTTTTCCGGAGTAAACTCTATGTGAATCGCTCCCTTAAACTTCGCTTTGGGAGAAGTGGTAACTACTTCTGTGTGGTAGCACTTAGCCACGTCGACGATAGCTGGCATGATGCACTGGTAATCCACCACAATTACATCAACAACTCCGGTTCCGATAACAAGCTCCTGAATTAGATGGTTGCCAGCCATTGGAATTCCCTTGCGCATTAGAACTTCATTACCGGTACAACAAAGTCCCGCCAAGTTTATTCCTTCAGCTCCATATTCCTTCGCAAGTTTTAACAACTCCTCGTCAGAAGCCGCTTCTACGATTGCGTCAGAAACGATTGGATTGTGACCGTGCAAAACTATGTTGACCTCGTTCTCCTTCAAAGTTGCTAAATTAATCTCGGACATCTTGGGCTCCGGCGTGCCAAACAAAATGTCCGAAACTTCCGTAGCAATCATCGATCCTCCGAAACCGTCCGCCAATGCAGTTCTGAGGCACTGAAGCAGAATGTTGACGGGGTCGTTGTCGACTCCCATATGAGTTCTGTGCATAATTTCAACGACTTCTCTGTCAATCCCCCTCGGGATTATACCAAGCTTTTCCCATAGCTCAATTCGCTTTTTCGGAGCTCTATTAACAAACTGTATCTTCTCCTTCTTCGATCCAAAATCTTCAAGCATAGCCTCCGCAAGTTCGAAAGCTATCTCTTCAACACTTTTATTTGTATTTATTCCGTATTCTTGGGCAACTTTTTTGAGTTTTTCAGCATCTTTCACGGAATACGCTTTAACTTTTCCAACCCTCGCGAGAACCTCCACCAAATCCCTGCCGTGGTCGCTGTGGGATGCTGCTCCGCTGGCTACCGCTCTTGCAAGATTTCTTGCCACTATCACATCTGCATCAGCACCGCAGACACCTTTTTGAGGTCCTTCGCCGAAGGGATCTATTCTGCAAGGACCCATGGCACAGTTTCTGCAACTTAAACCCAAGGAGCAGTAACCGCACTGTGGCTCCTGCTCTTTCAATCTGTCCCAAACAAGTAAAATCCCCTCTTCTTTCAGTTTTTTAATCATTGCATTAGCATCGACGTGGACGGAGTGTTCCTCCACTTTTATCACCTCCTTAATTTTTTACCCAATTCCACCCACAATCGGTAATT is part of the Ferroglobus placidus DSM 10642 genome and encodes:
- the cooS gene encoding anaerobic carbon-monoxide dehydrogenase catalytic subunit, with the translated sequence MIKKLKEEGILLVWDRLKEQEPQCGYCSLGLSCRNCAMGPCRIDPFGEGPQKGVCGADADVIVARNLARAVASGAASHSDHGRDLVEVLARVGKVKAYSVKDAEKLKKVAQEYGINTNKSVEEIAFELAEAMLEDFGSKKEKIQFVNRAPKKRIELWEKLGIIPRGIDREVVEIMHRTHMGVDNDPVNILLQCLRTALADGFGGSMIATEVSDILFGTPEPKMSEINLATLKENEVNIVLHGHNPIVSDAIVEAASDEELLKLAKEYGAEGINLAGLCCTGNEVLMRKGIPMAGNHLIQELVIGTGVVDVIVVDYQCIMPAIVDVAKCYHTEVVTTSPKAKFKGAIHIEFTPENAHEKAKEVVKLAIERFRERKAELVKIPNVKPNKLMTGFSVEAILKVLGGTLQPLIDAIKNGSIRGVVGSVGCNNPKVKQDYSHITLAKRLIENDVLVVDTGCAAVADAKAGLKVPEAAELAGEELRKVCESLGIPPVLHFGSCVDNSRILVALSALANELGVDISDLPAAGAAMEWYSEKAIAIGAYFVASGLLVVLGVPPPIYGSKLVLDVLTSKVEELTGGKFVVEPDPEKAAEIIIKHIEDKRRKLGI